In Desulfobulbus oralis, one DNA window encodes the following:
- the meaB gene encoding methylmalonyl Co-A mutase-associated GTPase MeaB has product MGTDSRDSKRPEWQPEDAGAEFACRVMDGVASGHDGISSYQKAAADAASGASAPVFTRPAYTADDYAEGVLAGNRAVLGRAITLMESNAPKHIDMAQQVLQRLLPHSGKAIRVGITGVPGVGKSSFIEKFGCYLLEQGHKVAVLAVDPSSSISGGSILGDKTRMEQLSRDSRCFIRPSPAGTTLGGVARKTRESMLVCEAAGFDVMLIETVGVGQSETAVRSMVDFFLLLMLSGAGDELQGIKKGIMELADALVITKADGDNRLRAKTAQGEYERAMHYLQPATEGWTSHAFTCSALTGEGIPEIWGVIKKFRQITQASGVFEQHRRDQNVKWVHEMINDQLHERFIRHAGVKSIIAGIERQVADGVLPAVAATQRLLAAFDGLEA; this is encoded by the coding sequence ATGGGCACGGACTCTAGGGACAGCAAAAGGCCGGAATGGCAGCCGGAAGATGCGGGCGCCGAGTTCGCCTGCCGGGTGATGGACGGCGTGGCCAGCGGCCACGACGGCATCAGTTCCTACCAGAAGGCAGCAGCGGATGCCGCGTCGGGCGCAAGCGCTCCGGTTTTTACGCGGCCGGCCTACACTGCGGACGACTATGCGGAAGGCGTGCTCGCGGGCAATCGCGCTGTCCTGGGCCGCGCGATTACCTTGATGGAAAGCAATGCGCCCAAACATATCGACATGGCGCAGCAGGTGCTGCAGCGACTGCTGCCCCACAGCGGCAAGGCCATCCGCGTGGGCATTACCGGCGTGCCCGGCGTGGGCAAGAGTTCGTTCATCGAAAAGTTTGGCTGTTACCTGCTGGAACAGGGCCACAAGGTGGCGGTGCTGGCGGTTGACCCCAGCAGCTCCATTTCCGGCGGCAGCATTCTGGGCGACAAGACCCGGATGGAGCAACTGAGCCGGGACAGCCGCTGCTTCATCCGGCCCTCGCCCGCCGGCACGACGCTGGGCGGCGTGGCCCGCAAAACGCGGGAATCCATGCTCGTCTGCGAGGCCGCGGGCTTTGACGTGATGCTGATCGAAACCGTCGGCGTGGGGCAGAGCGAGACCGCGGTGCGCTCCATGGTGGATTTCTTCCTTCTGCTCATGCTTTCCGGTGCAGGCGATGAGCTGCAGGGCATCAAGAAGGGCATCATGGAGCTGGCGGACGCCCTGGTCATCACCAAGGCGGACGGCGACAACAGGCTCCGCGCCAAAACCGCCCAGGGCGAATACGAGCGGGCCATGCACTACCTGCAACCCGCAACCGAAGGCTGGACCTCCCACGCCTTCACCTGCTCCGCCCTCACCGGCGAGGGCATTCCCGAAATCTGGGGGGTCATCAAAAAATTCCGGCAGATCACCCAGGCCTCGGGCGTGTTCGAGCAGCACCGCCGCGACCAGAATGTCAAATGGGTCCACGAGATGATCAACGACCAGCTCCACGAGCGCTTCATCCGCCATGCCGGGGTGAAAAGCATCATCGCCGGAATCGAGCGTCAGGTCGCAGACGGTGTCCTGCCTGCGGTGGCCGCCACGCAGCGGCTGCTCGCCGCCTTCGACGGCCTGGAAGCCTGA
- the scpA gene encoding methylmalonyl-CoA mutase, translated as MMNAPDFTKIALRPSGRKMDYASWAAKVQAETGLSPEELAWRTVEQIDVQPLYTRKDCEGLEHLGYMPGVPPYLRGPYSTMYVQRPWTVRQYAGFSTAEESNAFYRRNLAAGQKGLSIAFDLATHRGYDSDHARVVGDVGKAGVAVDSILDMEILFSGIPLDKMSVSMTMNGAVLPVLAFYIVAAEEQGVKLEQLAGTIQNDILKEYMVRNTYIYPPAMSMKIISDIFAFTSQNMPKFNSISISGYHMQEAGATSDIEMAYTLADGWDYARAGVNAGMSIDTFAPRLSFFWAMGMNYFMEVAKMRAARVLWAKIIKSFGPKNPKSLALRTHSQTSGWSLTEGDPFNNVCRTCIEALAAALGHTQSLHTNSLDEAIALPTDFSARIARNTQLYLQDETNIIRPADPWAGSFYVEALTGAIMQRAWGHIQEVEQLGGMARAIETGLPKMRIEEAAARRQAGIDSGREKIVGVNTYVLEKEDALDTLEVDNTSVREAQLKRLAKLRAERDEAKCQAALNAITECAKSGQGNLLALSVDAARARASLGEISDAIEKVCGRHVATIRAISGIYKAEFAEKDVIQEVIDMAKKFEEEEGRRPRIMIAKLGQDGHDRGAKVISTAFADLGFDVDIGPLFQTPEEAARQAVENDVHIVGFSSLAAGHKTLLPALVEELAKLGRPDIMCVIGGVIPAPDYQFLREHGAAAIFGPGTIIPVAAKKILTELHARLHPAEAA; from the coding sequence CTGATGAACGCACCCGATTTCACCAAAATTGCCCTCAGACCTTCGGGCAGGAAGATGGACTACGCCTCCTGGGCGGCGAAAGTGCAGGCCGAAACCGGCCTGAGCCCCGAGGAACTGGCCTGGCGCACGGTCGAGCAGATCGACGTGCAGCCGCTCTATACGAGAAAGGACTGCGAGGGTCTGGAGCACCTGGGCTACATGCCCGGGGTTCCGCCCTATCTGCGCGGCCCCTACAGCACCATGTACGTGCAGCGGCCCTGGACGGTCCGGCAGTACGCCGGCTTCTCCACCGCCGAGGAGAGCAACGCCTTTTACCGCCGCAATCTGGCCGCCGGGCAGAAGGGTCTCTCCATTGCCTTTGACCTCGCCACCCACCGCGGCTACGACTCCGACCATGCCCGTGTGGTCGGCGATGTCGGCAAGGCCGGGGTGGCGGTGGACTCCATCCTGGACATGGAGATTCTCTTCTCCGGCATCCCGCTGGACAAAATGAGCGTGTCCATGACCATGAACGGCGCGGTGCTGCCGGTTCTGGCCTTCTACATCGTGGCTGCCGAAGAACAGGGGGTCAAACTGGAGCAGCTCGCGGGCACCATTCAGAACGATATTCTGAAGGAATACATGGTGCGCAACACCTATATTTACCCGCCCGCCATGTCGATGAAGATCATTTCGGACATTTTTGCCTTTACCTCGCAGAACATGCCGAAATTCAACAGCATCAGCATTTCCGGCTACCATATGCAGGAGGCTGGCGCCACCTCGGACATCGAAATGGCCTATACCCTGGCCGACGGCTGGGACTATGCCCGTGCAGGCGTCAACGCCGGCATGAGCATCGACACCTTTGCGCCCCGGCTCTCCTTTTTCTGGGCCATGGGCATGAACTACTTCATGGAAGTGGCCAAGATGCGCGCCGCCCGCGTGCTCTGGGCCAAGATCATCAAGAGCTTCGGCCCCAAGAATCCGAAATCGCTGGCCCTGCGTACCCACAGCCAGACCTCGGGCTGGAGCCTCACCGAGGGCGACCCCTTCAACAACGTCTGCCGCACCTGTATCGAGGCCCTGGCCGCGGCCCTGGGCCATACCCAGTCGCTGCACACCAACTCGCTCGACGAGGCCATCGCCCTGCCCACCGACTTCTCGGCCCGCATCGCCCGCAACACCCAGCTCTACCTGCAGGACGAGACCAATATCATCAGACCTGCCGATCCCTGGGCCGGGTCCTTCTACGTGGAGGCACTCACCGGCGCCATCATGCAGCGCGCCTGGGGCCACATTCAGGAAGTCGAACAACTGGGCGGCATGGCCAGGGCCATTGAAACCGGCCTGCCCAAGATGCGCATCGAGGAAGCCGCAGCCCGCCGTCAGGCCGGCATCGACTCGGGCCGCGAAAAAATTGTGGGCGTCAACACCTATGTGCTGGAAAAGGAAGACGCCTTGGATACCCTCGAAGTGGACAACACCAGCGTGCGCGAGGCCCAGTTGAAGCGGCTCGCCAAGCTGCGTGCCGAGCGGGACGAGGCCAAATGCCAGGCCGCCCTGAACGCCATCACCGAATGCGCGAAGAGCGGCCAGGGCAACCTGCTCGCCCTGTCCGTCGACGCCGCCCGGGCCCGGGCCTCTCTGGGCGAAATCAGCGATGCCATCGAGAAGGTCTGCGGCCGCCACGTGGCCACCATCCGGGCCATCTCCGGCATCTACAAGGCAGAATTTGCGGAGAAGGACGTGATTCAGGAAGTCATTGACATGGCCAAAAAGTTCGAGGAAGAGGAAGGCCGCCGGCCGCGCATCATGATCGCCAAGCTGGGCCAGGACGGCCATGACCGCGGCGCCAAGGTCATATCCACGGCCTTTGCCGACCTGGGCTTTGACGTGGATATCGGCCCGCTGTTCCAGACGCCGGAAGAAGCGGCCCGCCAGGCCGTGGAAAACGACGTGCACATCGTGGGCTTCAGCTCGCTGGCAGCCGGGCACAAAACGCTGCTCCCGGCTTTGGTTGAAGAGCTGGCCAAGCTGGGCCGTCCGGACATCATGTGCGTCATCGGCGGCGTCATCCCGGCTCCGGATTACCAGTTCCTGCGCGAACACGGCGCAGCGGCCATCTTCGGGCCAGGCACGATCATCCCCGTGGCGGCGAAGAAGATTCTGACCGAGCTGCACGCCCGTCTGCATCCGGCGGAAGCGGCGTAA
- a CDS encoding methylmalonyl-CoA mutase family protein — protein MGSTLDILKDFPPVTKEEWRAKVEADLKGKPFEKLIKKTYEGIDIQPLYLQEDLEGLAYVDSQPGEAPFVRGIRASGAVSMPWQVSQELRSADPAEWNKTAKHALQKGQTSLNIVLDEATQNGFDADNATAETAGRDGLSLNTLADAELAFRDIDLTAQECRLATGPSGLAATALLAARIQAAGQDTAKLRGSISADPLGTLARTGTLPLSLERAYAHMAALTRWAAATAPNLRTIAVDASAYQESGGSAVQDIASALATGAEYLRELDKRGIAAETAARHINFEFAIGSDLFMEIAKFRAARLCWSQVVESFGGSEPVRAMHIHARTSRWNKTKVDPWVNMLRVSTETLSAVAGGVDSIHVGPYDEIFRAPNEFSSRIARNVHIVLREEAHFDKVVDPAGGCWYVEQLTQQLADRAWALFQQIEGQGGMFKALSAGFPQAQVAEVAAKRAKNVATRTDRFVGTSMYPNLAEAKQIIEPIDHEAFLKTRKAALAAARKGQSRDAALAEVGRQADSGQEALMTAAIAAARAGASLGEIFAAARGQEAAPQVNRLRVHRGAEPFERIRMATEAWAEKHGGAPKIFMANMGPIPQHKARTDFSTAFLNVAALATIANDGFPTIDEAVGAALDSGARAMVICSTDDSYPEIVPELTRKVKAARPDMMVILAGYPKDQIEAFKAAGVDEFLHVRANALDLLTKVQQHLEVI, from the coding sequence ATGGGATCGACACTGGATATCCTCAAGGATTTCCCACCGGTCACCAAGGAAGAGTGGCGGGCCAAGGTGGAAGCCGATCTGAAGGGCAAGCCCTTTGAAAAGCTGATCAAAAAAACGTACGAAGGCATCGATATTCAGCCTCTTTACCTGCAGGAAGACCTGGAAGGTCTGGCCTATGTGGACAGCCAGCCCGGCGAAGCGCCCTTTGTCCGCGGCATCAGGGCTTCCGGTGCGGTTAGCATGCCATGGCAGGTGTCGCAGGAACTGCGCAGCGCGGATCCCGCCGAATGGAACAAAACCGCGAAGCACGCCCTGCAAAAGGGACAGACCAGTCTGAACATTGTCCTGGACGAAGCCACCCAGAACGGCTTCGATGCCGATAATGCGACCGCGGAAACAGCGGGCAGGGATGGGTTGTCCCTGAACACCCTTGCGGATGCGGAGCTGGCCTTCAGGGATATTGATCTGACCGCGCAGGAATGCCGTCTGGCCACCGGCCCATCCGGCCTGGCCGCCACGGCCCTCCTGGCGGCGCGGATCCAGGCGGCCGGGCAGGACACGGCCAAACTGCGCGGCAGCATTTCGGCCGACCCCCTGGGCACGCTGGCCCGCACCGGTACCCTGCCGCTGTCCCTGGAAAGGGCCTATGCCCACATGGCGGCTCTGACCCGCTGGGCGGCGGCCACAGCGCCCAATCTGCGGACCATCGCCGTTGACGCCAGCGCCTATCAGGAGAGCGGGGGCAGTGCGGTGCAGGACATCGCCAGCGCTCTCGCCACCGGCGCCGAATATCTGCGCGAGCTGGACAAGCGCGGCATTGCGGCTGAAACCGCGGCCCGCCACATCAACTTCGAGTTTGCGATTGGCTCCGACCTCTTTATGGAAATCGCCAAATTCCGGGCCGCACGCCTCTGCTGGAGCCAGGTCGTCGAGAGCTTCGGCGGCTCGGAGCCTGTGCGCGCCATGCACATTCACGCCCGCACCTCCCGCTGGAACAAGACCAAGGTCGATCCCTGGGTCAACATGCTGCGCGTCTCCACCGAGACCTTATCCGCCGTGGCCGGCGGCGTGGACAGCATCCATGTCGGCCCCTACGACGAAATTTTCCGCGCGCCCAACGAATTTTCCAGCCGTATCGCCCGGAATGTGCACATCGTGCTGCGCGAGGAGGCCCACTTCGACAAGGTCGTGGATCCGGCCGGCGGCTGCTGGTATGTGGAGCAACTCACGCAACAGCTCGCCGACAGGGCCTGGGCGCTCTTCCAGCAGATTGAAGGCCAGGGCGGCATGTTCAAGGCCCTCTCCGCCGGCTTCCCGCAGGCGCAGGTGGCTGAAGTAGCCGCCAAACGGGCTAAGAACGTGGCCACCCGCACCGACCGCTTTGTTGGCACGAGCATGTATCCGAATCTGGCGGAGGCCAAGCAGATCATCGAGCCCATTGACCACGAGGCCTTCCTGAAGACCCGTAAGGCGGCCCTGGCTGCGGCCAGAAAGGGCCAAAGCCGCGATGCAGCCCTGGCCGAAGTCGGCCGGCAGGCGGATTCCGGTCAGGAAGCGCTGATGACTGCAGCCATCGCCGCGGCCAGGGCCGGCGCCAGTCTGGGCGAAATTTTCGCCGCGGCCAGGGGTCAGGAGGCCGCGCCGCAGGTGAACAGGCTGCGGGTGCATCGCGGCGCCGAGCCCTTCGAGCGCATCCGCATGGCCACCGAGGCCTGGGCCGAAAAGCACGGCGGCGCGCCAAAAATCTTTATGGCCAACATGGGGCCGATTCCGCAGCACAAGGCCCGTACCGACTTCTCCACCGCCTTTCTGAACGTCGCCGCCCTGGCCACCATCGCAAACGACGGCTTTCCCACGATCGACGAGGCCGTCGGTGCGGCCCTGGATTCCGGCGCCAGGGCCATGGTCATCTGCTCCACCGACGACAGCTACCCGGAGATCGTGCCCGAACTGACCAGAAAGGTGAAGGCGGCGAGGCCGGACATGATGGTCATTCTGGCCGGCTATCCCAAAGATCAAATCGAGGCCTTCAAGGCTGCCGGTGTGGACGAGTTTCTGCATGTGCGCGCCAATGCGCTGGATCTCCTGACCAAAGTACAGCAACATCTGGAGGTGATCTGA
- a CDS encoding RHS repeat-associated core domain-containing protein, with protein MGLRSFGWDALGRLKTVRRNGQELAGYGYDSQNRRVRKTVGAKTTYYLYDLESRLLAEIAGNGRVLREYVWLGQEPVALREYELRPGLYYYINDHLGTPQRLITGEGTVVWQAAYLPFGRTQVQLGTVQNNLRFPGQYFDAETGLHYNWNRYYDPDTGRYLSPDPIGLDGGLNLYAYVESDPVNWMDPECRLSANGPTPPAHRPPSGRCRRG; from the coding sequence ATGGGGCTGCGCAGCTTCGGCTGGGATGCTCTTGGTCGTCTGAAAACAGTCCGGCGGAACGGTCAGGAGCTAGCCGGCTACGGCTATGACAGCCAGAACCGTCGTGTTCGGAAGACCGTGGGTGCGAAGACCACGTACTATCTGTATGATCTGGAGAGCCGTCTGCTTGCGGAGATTGCCGGGAACGGCAGGGTACTGAGGGAATATGTCTGGCTGGGGCAGGAGCCGGTGGCGCTTCGGGAATACGAACTCCGGCCTGGCCTGTACTACTACATCAACGATCACCTGGGCACACCGCAGCGGCTGATTACAGGAGAGGGCACAGTGGTCTGGCAGGCTGCCTATCTGCCCTTTGGCAGGACCCAGGTCCAACTCGGCACGGTGCAGAACAACCTGCGCTTCCCCGGCCAGTACTTCGATGCCGAAACCGGGCTGCACTACAACTGGAACCGCTACTACGATCCGGATACCGGAAGGTATCTCTCACCTGATCCCATCGGCCTCGATGGCGGACTCAACCTCTATGCCTATGTGGAAAGTGATCCGGTGAATTGGATGGATCCGGAATGCCGGCTGTCAGCCAATGGCCCAACACCACCAGCACATAGGCCGCCTTCAGGCCGATGCCGTAGGGGATGA
- a CDS encoding actin-binding WH2 domain-containing protein: MKSLISILQHREAFLKEIADGIDLKRKLIELNLIGVASFAVYGAIIGSQHSFLQALSSCLKLPILFLLTTVICMPTLFIFSSFLGSKRSILQTFVLLATGMAIIGVALVGFAPITLFFIVTTQSYQFFKLLNVAFFVVSGLLGVLFFNRMYVQLSEDGEATKRSRRTFLRFWLLLFAFVGTQLAWTLRPFLGAPDLPFEFIREIGGNFYTDVFRSLGHLFGWH; this comes from the coding sequence ATGAAATCTTTGATCTCTATCCTGCAACATCGTGAAGCATTTCTTAAGGAAATAGCCGACGGTATTGATCTGAAACGAAAGCTCATAGAGTTAAACCTCATCGGTGTTGCCTCTTTCGCCGTTTATGGCGCGATTATTGGCAGTCAGCATAGTTTTTTACAAGCTCTTTCATCCTGCCTTAAACTGCCAATCCTGTTTCTGCTGACTACCGTGATTTGCATGCCGACACTGTTCATCTTCAGCTCATTTTTGGGATCAAAACGATCCATTCTACAAACCTTTGTATTGCTGGCGACCGGAATGGCAATCATTGGCGTGGCGCTGGTTGGTTTCGCCCCGATCACTTTATTCTTCATTGTCACAACGCAGAGCTATCAATTTTTCAAGCTGCTGAATGTGGCGTTTTTCGTAGTATCCGGCTTACTGGGAGTGCTCTTCTTTAATCGTATGTATGTACAACTATCAGAAGATGGCGAAGCGACCAAGCGATCACGACGGACATTTCTGAGGTTTTGGCTGTTGCTGTTTGCCTTTGTGGGAACCCAGTTGGCGTGGACACTGCGCCCGTTCCTTGGCGCTCCAGACTTGCCCTTTGAATTTATACGAGAAATCGGTGGAAACTTTTATACCGATGTGTTTCGTTCCCTGGGACACCTATTTGGCTGGCATTAG
- a CDS encoding YdbL family protein — protein sequence MRRTIISSVLGAFLVSLLTGTGWAMDLQTAKEQGLLGETASGYLALVQNNPEAAKVAASVNARRKAEYQSIAQKNGIALKDVEQLAGKKAIDKTPKGQFVQADGKWVKK from the coding sequence ATGCGACGCACGATTATCTCGTCAGTACTGGGCGCTTTTTTGGTGAGCCTTTTGACCGGGACCGGATGGGCCATGGATCTGCAGACGGCAAAAGAGCAGGGACTGCTGGGGGAGACGGCCAGCGGCTATCTGGCCCTGGTGCAGAACAACCCGGAGGCCGCCAAGGTGGCGGCTTCGGTCAATGCCAGACGCAAGGCGGAATATCAGAGCATTGCCCAGAAAAACGGCATTGCCCTCAAGGATGTGGAACAGTTGGCCGGGAAAAAGGCCATCGACAAGACGCCCAAGGGCCAGTTTGTGCAGGCAGACGGCAAGTGGGTGAAGAAGTAG
- a CDS encoding YnbE family lipoprotein — translation MRTILPALVAGLYLLALGCAGCTPRVQVEASDKPITINLNVKIEHEIKVKVEKALDDVLSSDKGLF, via the coding sequence ATGCGAACAATCCTGCCGGCCCTTGTGGCCGGACTGTATCTCCTCGCTCTGGGCTGTGCGGGCTGCACGCCCAGGGTGCAGGTGGAGGCGTCGGACAAGCCGATCACCATCAATCTGAATGTCAAAATCGAGCATGAGATCAAGGTCAAGGTCGAAAAGGCGCTGGACGATGTACTCAGCTCGGACAAGGGCTTGTTTTAA
- a CDS encoding intermembrane phospholipid transport protein YdbH family protein: MSVPKAPAGKRPSRFRTLLLLALLLVIGLVCCRHVLVNALVKLALNRAGFEDVLVETGGIGPAHLMLRAASARLPLPAGALQIELEQLRSDFSPGELRAGHFGRIALRRLAIRAPAQWQPVTRGQGSGFSMAPLFRLVQQFRFLPLQSLIIDEVEITSGRQPATRLRLDYSADADGKKGRLVLRQKGQAAAPPLTITIARDDRSLQAHCTLDTAAFRDCLPESLALERGAIQVTLRVEDQRVRLALTAADLDLAGWQLGRAELFCTLEAFTEQSGEGLVFSEDSGLDVSNLRGPFGRLAAGRLSLTGTLSWQEAAVMFDWRPATPLHLAGLALGADSGLKIGQLTGEQLSMQAKFSRPQDAAQDWGRIVFGPGSRFAVQHFRSEDVQIERATGLLPLKIALGDRGQKLDWQPREPVFVQGLVTGPVGFVPLHLRKLRCSFENTSTARALALDVSLPEAGGALQLTWKAAAGNPEQQLVVRTPEHLQFGPKASLLQIFAQPAMPLPAEAVERGLFKAELQLKWGQAPLACTLATSLRDGAVHHGGFTYEGITSSHHLQFAPSFRSLKSGAVAVKSIEGPLPLRDLELALRVMPPEQKSGWPVLQLESGRVSVFSGAVSVKACPYRFETGRISSCTFSLENLDLAAILALHPVDGLSLSGRIDGSLPFAMGPKGPGVYGGTVRSVAEGGLIRYQTSGEALKRSTYGEYALKALEEYRYDKLAASVDYRPDGQLLIDLHLEGKSPALSATRPVHLNIQTKQNVLSLLKSLNYSQGLTSSLNDWVRQHYRPNKTK, translated from the coding sequence ATGTCTGTACCCAAAGCCCCGGCCGGGAAAAGGCCCTCACGCTTCAGGACCCTCCTGCTGCTGGCCCTGCTGCTCGTTATCGGCCTGGTCTGCTGCCGGCATGTGCTGGTGAACGCCCTGGTGAAGCTGGCGCTGAACCGGGCCGGCTTCGAGGACGTGCTTGTCGAAACCGGGGGCATTGGCCCTGCCCATCTGATGCTTCGGGCGGCCAGTGCGCGGCTGCCCCTGCCTGCAGGGGCGCTGCAGATTGAACTGGAGCAGTTGCGCAGTGATTTTTCGCCAGGTGAACTCCGGGCCGGTCACTTCGGCAGGATTGCGCTGCGGCGCCTCGCCATCCGGGCGCCGGCGCAGTGGCAGCCAGTGACCAGGGGGCAAGGGAGCGGCTTTTCCATGGCTCCGCTGTTCCGGCTGGTCCAGCAGTTCCGCTTCCTGCCCCTGCAGTCCCTGATAATAGACGAAGTCGAAATCACCTCGGGCCGGCAGCCCGCCACCAGACTGCGGCTGGATTACAGCGCCGATGCGGACGGAAAAAAAGGCCGGCTCGTTTTGCGGCAAAAGGGGCAGGCGGCAGCGCCTCCGCTGACCATCACGATTGCCCGCGATGACCGGAGTCTGCAGGCCCATTGCACGCTCGATACCGCTGCCTTTCGCGACTGCCTGCCGGAGAGTCTGGCCCTTGAGAGGGGCGCCATCCAGGTCACGCTGCGGGTCGAGGATCAGCGGGTCCGGCTGGCGCTGACCGCCGCGGATCTGGATCTGGCCGGTTGGCAGCTTGGCCGCGCCGAGCTGTTCTGCACCCTCGAGGCCTTTACGGAACAGAGCGGGGAAGGGCTCGTGTTTTCGGAAGATTCCGGGCTCGACGTCAGCAATCTGCGCGGCCCCTTCGGGCGCCTGGCGGCTGGCCGGCTGTCCCTCACCGGCACGCTTTCGTGGCAGGAGGCGGCTGTCATGTTCGACTGGCGTCCTGCGACCCCGCTGCACCTGGCGGGCCTGGCACTGGGCGCGGACAGCGGCCTGAAAATAGGCCAATTGACCGGGGAACAACTGAGCATGCAGGCGAAATTTTCCCGGCCGCAGGATGCGGCCCAGGACTGGGGCCGCATCGTTTTCGGCCCCGGGTCGCGTTTTGCAGTGCAGCATTTCAGGTCTGAAGACGTGCAGATAGAGCGCGCCACCGGCCTGTTGCCGCTCAAAATCGCCCTGGGGGACAGAGGCCAGAAGCTGGACTGGCAGCCCAGGGAGCCGGTCTTTGTGCAGGGCCTCGTCACCGGGCCGGTGGGCTTTGTCCCGCTGCACTTGCGTAAGCTCAGATGTTCTTTTGAAAACACGAGCACGGCCAGGGCGCTGGCCCTCGATGTCAGTCTGCCGGAAGCCGGAGGCGCTTTGCAGTTGACCTGGAAGGCCGCAGCCGGCAATCCGGAGCAGCAGCTTGTGGTGCGCACCCCGGAACACCTGCAATTCGGGCCAAAGGCTTCGCTGTTGCAGATTTTTGCCCAGCCGGCTATGCCCCTGCCCGCGGAAGCCGTTGAACGCGGGCTGTTCAAGGCCGAACTGCAGCTCAAATGGGGGCAGGCCCCGCTCGCCTGCACGCTCGCCACCTCCCTGCGCGATGGCGCCGTCCACCACGGGGGCTTCACGTATGAAGGCATCACCAGCAGCCACCATCTGCAGTTCGCGCCCAGCTTCCGCTCCCTGAAAAGCGGCGCGGTGGCTGTCAAAAGCATAGAGGGCCCACTGCCGCTTCGGGATCTGGAACTGGCGCTCAGAGTCATGCCGCCAGAGCAGAAGAGCGGCTGGCCCGTTTTGCAACTGGAAAGCGGCAGGGTCAGCGTTTTTTCCGGTGCTGTTTCGGTCAAAGCCTGTCCCTACCGTTTTGAGACCGGCAGGATCAGCTCCTGCACTTTCAGCCTGGAAAATCTGGATCTGGCCGCCATTCTGGCGCTGCATCCGGTGGACGGGCTCTCCCTTTCCGGCCGCATTGACGGCAGCCTGCCCTTCGCGATGGGCCCCAAGGGCCCTGGGGTGTACGGCGGCACGGTCAGGAGCGTGGCTGAGGGGGGGCTTATCCGCTATCAGACCAGCGGAGAAGCCCTGAAAAGATCCACCTATGGCGAATACGCCCTCAAGGCGCTTGAAGAATACCGTTATGACAAGCTGGCTGCCTCAGTGGATTACCGGCCGGATGGCCAGCTCCTCATCGACCTGCATCTGGAGGGCAAAAGCCCGGCGCTTTCGGCCACGCGGCCGGTGCATCTGAACATCCAGACCAAACAGAATGTGCTTTCACTGCTCAAAAGTCTCAATTATAGTCAGGGACTGACATCCAGCCTGAACGACTGGGTGCGGCAACATTACCGCCCCAACAAGACAAAATGA